A section of the Jaculus jaculus isolate mJacJac1 chromosome 6, mJacJac1.mat.Y.cur, whole genome shotgun sequence genome encodes:
- the LOC101608135 gene encoding LOW QUALITY PROTEIN: serine/threonine-protein phosphatase PP1-beta catalytic subunit-like (The sequence of the model RefSeq protein was modified relative to this genomic sequence to represent the inferred CDS: inserted 1 base in 1 codon), which translates to MADGELTVDSLIXRLLDIRGCRPGKIVQMTEAEVRGLCVRSCEIFLSQPILLELEAPLKIGGDIHGQYTDLLRLFEYGGFPPEANYLFLGDYVDRGKQSLETICLLLAYKIKYPENFFLLRGNHECASINRIYGFYDECKRRFNIKLWKTFTDCFNCLPIAAIVDEKIFCCHGGLSPDLQSMEQILRIMRPTDVPDTGLLCDLLWSDPDKDVQGWGENDRGVSFTFGADVVSKFLNRHDLDLICQAHQVVEDGYEFFAKWQLVTLFSAPNYCGEFDNAGGMMSVDETLMCSFQILKPSEKKAKYQYGGLNSGRPVTPPRTANPPKKR; encoded by the exons ATGGCCGACGGGGAGCTGACCGTGGACAGCCTCA ACCGCCTGCTGGACATACGTGGATGTCGTCCAGGAAAGATTGTGCAGATGACTGAAGCAGAAGTTCGAGGATTATGTGTCAGGTCTTGTGAGATCTTTCTCAGCCAGCCTATTCTTTTGGAATTGGAAGCACCACTGAAAATTGGTGGAGATATTCAtggacaatatacagatttactgAGATTATTTGAGTATGGAGGTTTTCCACCAGAAGCCAACTATCTTTTCTTAGGAGATTATGTAGACAGAGGAAAGCAGTCTTTGGAAACCATTTGTTTGCTCTtggcttataaaataaaatatccagaaaacttctttcttttgagaggaaaTCATGAGTGTGCTAGCATCAATCGCATTTACGGATTCTATGATGAATGCAAGCGAAGGTTTAACATTAAATTGTGGAAGACCTTCACTGATTGTTTTAACTGTCTGCCCATAGCTGCCATTGTGGATGAGAAAATCTTCTGTTGTCATGGAGGACTGTCACCAGACCTACAGTCTATGGAGCAGATTCTAAGAATTATGAGACCCACTGATGTTCCTGACACAGGTTTGCTCTGTGATCTGCTGTGGTCTGACCCAGACAAGGATGTACAAGGCTGGGGAGAAAATGATCGTGGTGTTTCCTTCACTTTTGGAGCTGATGTAGTCAGTAAATTTCTAAATCGTCATGATTTAGACTTGATTTGTCAAGCTCATCAGGTGGTAGAAGATGGGTATGAATTTTTTGCTAAGTGGCAGTTGGTAACCTTATTTTCGGCTCCGAATTACTGTGGCGAGTTTGACAATGCTGGTGGTATGATGAGTGTGGATGAAACTTTGATGTGTTCATTTCAGATATTgaaaccatctgaaaagaaagccAAGTATCAGTATGGTGGACTGAATTCTGGTCGTCCTGTCACTCCACCTCGAACAGCTAATCCACCGAAGAAAAGGTGA